CTGAAGTCGATGTTGAATATTACTTAAGCCGGGGAGTGGACCGGGTGATTATCGGATCGCTTGCTGTCAGGGACCTTCCTCTTACCAAACTTTTGTTGGAAAAATACGGCGGGCAGATCGTCATTGGACTTGATGCCCGCGACGGTTATGTAGCTACGGAAGGATGGCTTGAGAAATCAGAAGTCCAGGCGGTTGATCTTGGAAAAGAGCTGGCTGAAGCTGGTGCGCAGACGTTTGTTTATACTGACATTGCTAAAGACGGGATGCTCCAAGGCCCGAACACGAAAGAAATCGTGCGCCTGGGAGAACAAACCGGAGTAGATGTCATCGCCTCAGGAGGGATCAAAGGCTTGGAAGACCTGCAGGAATTAAAGAAATACCAGGAACAGTCTGTGATCGGCTCAATTGTTGGAAAAGCTTTATACACCAACAAGTTCTCTCTTTCTGAAGCACTGAAAGAGGAGGTTCGCTAAATGCTTTCTAAACGAATAATTCCCTGTCTTGATGTGAAGGAAGGACGAGTAGTAAAGGGCATTCAGTTTGTAGATATCCGTGATGCCGGCGATCCGGTTGAGCTGGCGAAAGTTTATGACGAGCAGGGAGCAGATGAACTCGTCTTTCTTGATATTTCAGCGACCCATGAAGGAAAGAAAACGATGATTGAGGTCGTTCGCGCGGTCGCTTCTGAACTGGCGATCCCATTTACGGTCGGGGGCGGCATCCGTACACTTGAAGATATGAAGGAAACATTAAGAAACGGTGCCGATAAAGTTTCGCTGAATTCAGCGGCCGTCAAACGCCCAGAGTTAATTAGGGAAGGGGCCGATTACTTCGGAGCCCAATGTATCGTGGTAGCGATTGATGCAAGGTATGATGAAGAAGCCGGAACTTGGAGAGTGTATACTCACGGAGGACGCACACCAACAGAATGGCTGGTAACAGACTGGGCACAGGAAGCGGTCCGCCTTGGTGCCGGTGAGATTTTATTAACGTCGATGAACCAGGATGGTGAAAAGACCGGTTTTGATCTTCCTCTGCTTCAGGCTGTGCAGGATGTCGTCACTGTTCCTGTAATTGCCTCAGGAGGCGCTGGTTCTGCGGAACACTTTTACGAAGTGTTTGAACAGGTAAATGCTGATGCTGCGCTTGCGGCTTCAATCTTTCACTATAAAGAAACATCTATCCAAAGCGTCAAAAATTATTTAGAGAAAAAAGGAGTCGTTGTACGATGAACATCGAAGAAATTAAGTTTGATGAAAAAGGGTTAGTGCCGGCAATCGTACAGGATGCGCGCTCTAAATCAGTATTAACTCTTGCTTATATGAATAAAGAATCATTAAAGATGACACTTGAGAAAAAAGAAACGGTTTTTTACAGCCGCTCCCGCCAGGAGCTTTGGCATAAAGGAGAAACTTCAGGCAACACGCAGAAAGTAGAAAGTATTTCCTATGACTGTGACCAGGATGCCCTGCTCATCCAGGCAGTGCCATCAGGGCCTGCGTGTCATAAAGGAGATTACAGCTGCTTTAGTGAATCACTGCTCGAAGGTACGAATCAAAAAGAAGCGCCATATGCTATTTTAGATCAGTTGAAACAGGTGCTCGCTGAACGTAAATCTACGCTTCCGGAGGGTTCGTACACTTCCCAGCTTTTTCAGGAGGGTGTTGACCGCATTGCTAAGAAGATCGGGGAAGAAGCAGGAGAAGTAATCATAGCAGCCAAAAATGATGATAAAGAAGAATTAGCCATGGAGTCTGCCGACTTGCTGTTCCACTTACTACTGTTATTAACTGATCGCGGTGTAAGTTTAGACGACGTCCTATCTGTATTGGAAGATCGCCATCAATAGATTTACAGGTGAATTAGTAAAATCTCCTATTTCAAAACGCTATTCTATGTTATACTGCATAATTAGTGAGTACGGACACGAAGTAGGGGGACAGTCATGACGACATCACTGAAACCAACCATCCATAATAAGCCGTCCAATATAATTCCTTTCTTACCGACAGGGAATTTTTACTTCTCTTATGGAATCCAGGCGTTTAAGAAAAGACGCTTTGATGCGGCAGAGAAATGGCTGAAAAAAGCCATAGAATTATCTCCAGATGAACCACTTTATCCTTGCCAGCTTTCTGTTGTTTATACGGAAGTTGGCTCTTATCATGCAGCCAACCAGGTGCTGACGGAAGTGGTGAAGAAATATGGTGACGACTATGTCGATGCCTATTATTTAATGGCCAATAATTATGCACATCTTGGCTTATTAAATGATGCCAAAAAGTATGCGGAAAAATATATGAATAAACCGTCGGAAGGTGATTTTGAAGAGGCTGCTGCCCAGCTTCTTCAAATGCTGAACTCTTTAGAAGAAGATGAATTAGATGATGATTTTACATTGGACGATGAAGATGAATTGATCATCTATCAGGAGACGGCCTTTTACCATTTAGAGAATGAAGAATGGGAAGAAGCCCTGCCGGTTTTACATGAAATGATGCAGCTGTTCCCGGATTATACGCTTGCAAAGCATAAATACGCTCATGCTCTGTTTAAGATTGGTGAAGAAGAAGAAGCGATTCAGATGGAAAAACAGTGGCTGAAAAAAGACCCGGAAAATATTCAAAGCCACGTAAATTTAGCCACCTTCTTTATGCTGCAGGGAGATAAGGAGCAGGCTGAGAATCATATCGAGCTGCTTCGTAATATCTACCCGATCCATGAGCAGCAGAAGCTTGCCATCGCTGTAATTCTTGCAAGAGGTGGATATTATCATGAAGCGGTTGATCGTTTTCGCCGGTTAAAGAATAAATTAGTAGTAGGAAGACGTGGTTATTATAAGTGGTACAGCATTGCTTCGTACCAGACAGGAAAGCCGTCCCGTGCCCTTAAGCTTTGGGAAAAAGGCTGTAAAAGATTCCCCCGCCTCAGCAAAGAAGGCGGACCGTGGAATTATCAATAAGCACATTGATGGACGTCTTTTCAACGATTTATTATGATAATTACAGGTAACAGCAAGAGGAAATAAGGAGTGATGACCAAATGACAGAGGATCGTATTTATGATGTCATTATTGCAGGTGCAGGTCCAGCTGGTATGACAGCTGCCGTGTATACGTCCCGCGCAAACCTGGATACTCTTATGATTGAACGGGGGATTCCAGGAGGGCAGATGGCGAATACAGAGGACGTAGAAAACTATCCAGGCTTTGAAAGTATTCTGGGGCCTGACCTTTCAAATAAAATGTTCGAACACGCAAAGAAATTCGGTGCCGAATATGCGTATGGAGACATTAAAGAAATTAAAGATGGTAAAGAATATAAAACGGTAATTGCCGGTACAAAAGAATACAAGGCAAGAAGTGTGATCATCACAACTGGTGCCCAATATAAAGAATTGGGAGTACCCGGCGAGAAGGAACTTGGCGGACGCGGAGTTTCATATTGTGCCGTATGTGATGGAGCATTCTTCCGCGATAAAGAGCTCGTAGTTGTGGGAGGCGGCGACTCTGCCGTAGAAGAAGGAGTGTATCTAACACGCTTCGCCAGCAAGGTGACCATCGTTCACCGCCGGGATGAGCTGCGTGCCCAGAAGATCCTTCAGGACCGTGCCTTCGATAATAAAAAGATTGACTTTATCTGGAACACAGAAGTAAAGTCCATTAACGAGGAGAACGGAAAAGTAGGAAGTGTAACTCTTCACAACAATAAATCAGGTGAAGAATACGAATTTAAAACAGACGGGACGTTTATTTATATTGGAATGAATCCTCTCAGCGGACCGTTTAAAACTCTTGGTATTACAAATGACCAAGGTTATATTGAAACAGATGAACGTATGGAGACGAAAGTACCTGGCATCTTCGCGGCCGGAGATATTCGTGAAAAGGAACTTCGTCAAATCGTAACGGCAACTGGGGACGGAAGCATCGCCGCTCAGTCTTCACAGCATTATATTGAGAACCTGTTGGAAGAGTTAAAGGTAATTAATTAAAAGGCCTGTTGAACAGCTTGTTAATAATCTAGAAAAAGTAAGGGGTTCTGCGAGACTCCTGCTTAAAAAAGGGCGGTATGCGACCCCGCAGAGAGGCCATGAGAGAGGAGACTTGACCGTTCGACCGCGGAAAGTGAGCAGGTTCCCCTTTTTCCATGAATATTAACTTTCAACAGAGCCAACTAAAAAAGTAACCCCATCTTAACTCTTTTGTAACACGTACGACACATTTTTGGGTTACACTTATTATGATTAATTGACCCCCTTTTAATAGATAGATCTCTAATTCGGCACAGGTGGACTTCACCTGTGCACTTTTTTTGTGCATAAATTATATTGGTCATAACATTGTAGCCATTTACGTATTCATTGTATAATAGACAAAGATGTCCTCGGGATAGACAAATGAGGTGAGAAAAGATGCAGCGTGTAGCAAATTGTATATTAAGAGTTAACAATCAGATTTTAATGCTGAAAAAGCCCAGAAGAGGATGGTATGTAGTGCCAGGCGGAAAGATGGAAGCGGGAGAGAATATTAAAGATTCGGTCATTCGTGAATTCCGCGAAGAAACGGGCTTGCACATTCAGGAACCTGAACTTAAAGGTTCTTTTACTTTTATTATGAAAGAAGAAGAAAACCAGAAGACCGCTCAGGAATGGATGATGTTTACCTTCCAGGCCACTAAGTATGAAGGGGAATTGCTTGAATTTAGTGAAGAGGGTGAACTTGAATGGGTGGATGTAGATAAGGTTCTGGAGAAGCCGATGGCTGAGGGCGACCGTCACATATTTAAGCATATCCTTAATAGTGAAGATCAGTTATACGGAACTTTTGTATATACCACAGATTTCAGGCTGATTGATCAAGATATGGATCCATCTCGACCGAAGTAAATGAGGGAGCGAATAGGCAAATGGCAGAAAAAGATCAACAAACACAACTAGTAATCATAACTGGAATGTCTGGTGCAGGAAAAACAGTAGCGATACAAAGTTTTGAAGACCTTGGGTATTTTTGTGTAGATAATTTACCGCCGGCTTTACTGCCGAAGTTTTTAGAGCTAATGAAGGATTCGGCAAACAATATTTCTAATGTCGCGCTCGTAATGGATTTACGGGGCCGCGAATTTTTTGATGCTTTATTTGAAGCGCTTGATCAAGTGGGGAAAGAAGATTGGCTTCAGGCTCATATTCTCTTCCTAGATGCGGAGGATCAGTCACTAGTATCAAGATATAAAGAAACGAGAAGATCCCACCCTCTTGCGCAAGAGGGGCTTCCTTTGGAAGGAATTCGCCAGGAACGCAAACTGCTGGATGAATTAAGAGGTCGTGCCCAGACAATTATCCATACAACGACACTTAAGCCCCGCGAGCTTAGAGACCGTATCATCGGTCAGTTCAAAGAGAAAGAACAGCACGTTTTTTCCGTGCAGATGGTATCGTTTGGCTTTAAGTACGGAGTTCCAATAGATGCTGATTTAGTGTTTGATGTACGTTTTCTGCCAAACCCTCATTATGTAGAACAAATGCGGCCTTTAACCGGTTTGAATGCAGAAGTAGCTTCGTACGTGTTTAAATGGTCCGATACGCAGAAGTTTTTAGAAAAGCTGAAAGACCTGCTGCAGTTTATCCTTCCTCAATATCGAAGAGAAGGAAAAAGTCAGCTCGTCGTAGCTATCGGGTGTACAGGAGGACAGCATAGATCAGTAGCAATAGCTGAACATCTTGCCGGCTATTTCTCTACGGATTTTACTACCCATGTAACTCACCGAGACATTGACAAAAGAAAGGGACTGTAATTCATGAATCGTTCGACAAAACCTCGTGTGGTCGTTATCGGCGGAGGAACAGGTATGCCTGTTTTGTTAAGAGGTTTAAAATATTTTCCTATCGAGCTGTCGGCTATCGTTACAGTAGCCGACGATGGAGGGAGCTCAGGAAGACTTCGTACTGAGCTTGAAATTCCGGCACCCGGTGATATTCGAAATGTGTTAGCCGCGCTTTCAGATGCAGAACCAATGCTGCTCGATTTATTCCAGCACCGCTTCACAAACGGGAATGGCCTTTCCGGACATTCGATGGGAAATCTCCTGCTGGCGGCTATGACCTCAATGACAGGCGACTTTTACAGAGGAATCAAAGAAATTTCCAGGGTGCTGAATGTCCGAGGAAATATCTATCCAACGGCCAATCATTCCATGAATCTCCATGCAGAAATGGAAGATGGGTCGATAGTTTCTGGTGAATCTAATATTCCTAAGCAAAACAAAAGGATCAAACGAGTATTTGTCAGTCCTACGCCTGTACAGCCATTGCCGGAAGCCATGAATGCTATTAAAGAAGCTGATTTGATCGTCATTGCACCAGGAAGCTTATATACCAGTATTATGCCGAACATCATCGTTCCCGAAATTCGTGAAGCCCTTCAGCAGACGAAGGCTAAAGTAACATATGTCTGTAATGTGATGACTCAATATGGGGAGACTTCAGGCTATACAGCAGCCGATCATGTTCAGGCGCTTCATGACCACGTCGGTAAGGGAAGTATTCATTCGATAATTGTGCATAATAAACCAATAGCACCACAAGTTAAGAAGATCTATGCAGAAGAAAATGCAGAGCCTGTTGTTTATGATATCGACCGTATTAAGAAAATGGGACTTGAGATAGTAGAAGAAGATATATTGGATAACAGAAAGTCAACGATTAGACACGATACGAACAAGCTGGCTCATTTACTATACTCAATGCTTTAGTTAAGGGGGTGGACGGTGATGTCATTTGCTTCAGAAATAAAAAAAGAACTGACGAACGTTGACGCAGAAGATTGCTGTAAAGAATCTGAACTCGCAGCACTAGTTCGAATGAATGGAACGTTCTCTTTGTCTAATCAATCATATTTATTAGATGTTCAGACAGAGAATGCAGCTATCGCAAGAAGAATCTATACGCTTATGAAGAGACTATATCCATATCCGGTAGAACTTCTTGTTCGAAAAAAGATGCGTCTTAAGAAAAATAATGTATATATCGTTCGAATGAAGGATAACGCTAAGAAAGTGCTGGAAGACTTAGAAATACTAAAGGGGCCATTGTCAATTAACCCCAACATTCCAGAAAAATATTTGAAAACGACCTGCTGTAAACGCGCATATCTGCGTGGAGCTTTTTTAGCAGGAGGTTCTGTTAATAACCCGGAAACGTCCTCCTATCACTTGGAGATCTACTCATCGGACCAAGAGCATAATGAAGCACTTTGTAAACTGATGAACAGCTTTGGTCTGCATGCGCGTACGCTCGATCGTAAAAAAGGCTACATTACCTATTTAAAAGAAGCCGATAAGATAACAGAGCTGATTAGTAATATCGGAGCTCACCAGGCACTGTTTAAATTCGAAGATGTGCGGATAGTACGGGATATGAGAAACTCCGTAAACCGTCTGGTTAATTGTGAGACAGCAAACCTTAATAAAACGATCGGTGCTGCTTTTCGTCAGGTAGAGAACATTAAGTTTATTAAGAAAACGGTTGGATTAGATGCACTTCCTGAAAAACTTCGCGAGATTGCTATGCTGCGCTATGAAAATCAGGAAGTTTCTTTAAAAGAACTAGGAGAGCTCGTAACGGGAGCACCGATTAGCAAATCCGGCATTAACCACAGATTAAGAAAAATCGATGAATTTGCGGATAAAGTCCGGCGGGGAGAAATTGAAGAAAGTAGTCAAAAATAATGCCACAAGCTGAGATTCGTGCTATAATGATTCTTATAAAGAACGCTCTCATTTAGAGAGGCGTTCTTTATTTAAAGGCTATGAATGCGCTTACTTTAATATTGTGGAACCGTAATGAAAGGAGTAGAATAGATGAAAGAACAATTACTGACGATTGACTTAAACACCGGGCTGCAAGCCAGGCCGGCAGCTCAATTCGTCCAGCTTGCCAATCGGTTTAATGCAGATGTCTTTATCGAAAAAGACAACAAGAGAATCAATGCCAAGAGCATTATGGGCTTAATGAGCTTAGCAATTGGACACGGCGAAGAAGTTACCTTAATCGCTGATGGTAATGATGAACAGACAGCGATTGATGAGTTAACTAAATTTGTCAAGAAGCCATAGAGGTTTATGTGAATCTATGAGCAGAAACAATAAGGGAACGTTCTCATACGGTACATATGAGAACGGTTAGCCAATGAAAAACCCGCTGGAATCTCCAGCGGGTTATTGTTTATTATTCGTTTGTTTTTTCCATTACTTTGTCGATTAAACCGTATTCCACTGCCTCATGAGCTGACATGAAGTTATCACGGTCGGTATCGCGCTCGATTACTTCAATTGGCTGTCCTGTTCTTTCAGATAGGATCTGGTTCAGCTTCTCGCGCATTTTAATAATGCGGCGGGCGTGGATTTCGATATCCGCTGCCTGTCCCTGAGTGCCGCCCAGCGGCTGGTGAATCATGACTTCACTGTTAGGGAGAGCATAACGTTTTCCCTTTGTACCCGCGTTTAATAGGAAAGCACCCATAGAAGCGGCCATACCAGTACAAATTGTAGAAACATCTGGTTTAATAAACTGCATAGTATCATAAATAGCCATTCCAGCTGTGATGGATCCACCTGGAGAGTTGATGTATAGGGAGATATCCTTATCCGGATCGTCTGCTGCAAGGAATAAAAGCTGAGCTACGACGGAGTTTGAAATGTTATCGTCAATCGGGCTGCCTAACATAATGATACGGTCTTTTAACAGGCGGGAGTAAATATCGTAAGCCCGCTCTCCTCTGTTCGTTTGTTCAATAACTGTTGGCACTAAGTTCATTAGTGATTCCTCCTTTTTTCATTGCCTTTATGTTGGAATGTATTTTTATCATACAATTATGGTCAGAAAAGGTCAAACAAAAACGTTCGACTATTTCCTTCTACCATCTTTCCCTAAATATGGGTGAATAAACGTACAAATATAATGTTGAAGATTTTTATAAAGCCTTGCTTTTCTTTATACAAATAGATATAATAGATTCTGCGCTTTGATATGCGCCCGTAGCTCAGTTGGATAGAGCGGTAGATTCCGGTTCTACGTCAGTCGGGGGTTCGAATCCTCTCGGGCGCGCTGTTTCAGGAAGTTTCAGAAACATCTGGAGCTTCTTTTTTTACCTATTAATTACTATATTTATATAATATTAGTTCATTTATACAAACGTTATACAAAAGTAATACACTCTCTGTATTGGCCGTAAATGGTGATAACATTATATTTATGTAGTTTTAAATCGAAAGCTTTTGTGTTATAGTAGATTATATAAGTTGTAGAAACTGCTGCTCGCTTATACCAGAAAAGGAGTTTTTATGACAAACATTCTTCGATTTAAAATCATCTCAACTGAACAGATTCCAGATGACCGCAGGATACATGTATTTGACATGCTTCACCAGAGAACGCTGTCTTTTAACATGGAGTCTATGAAGCGTTCACCGGAAAGACTTACTGGCGAAGAAGAGTTATCACAGTTCTTGAACACGAAAAAAAATAAAATAGATTACGGGTATTACGATCAAAGGGGGCACGTTTCATAAACGTGTCCTTATTGTGTTTTTAATATATCATTTTAAGTGGGTGCAAAGTGAGTTATAATACATAGTGATGACACGATAAAGGTGGACATGAAATGAACGAGGCTGTGCTTTATCTTAAACAAGGCTGCGGACTTTGTAACGAAGTAAAAGGCCTTTTGGAAATTTTACAAGAAGAATTCGAGATTCATGTTACAGAAGTGGATATTGAGGGTAATAAACTATTAGAAGAGAAATACTTACTTGAAATACCTGTCCTTGACTTGAACGGAGAAGAAATGGATTATCGATCAATCGATCTTTTCACACTAAGAGAGCGTTTACATTAGCGGGACTTAATTTTATAGCTTGCGCACCTTATGACTCACTGTTAATATGTAAGGTGAAAAGAATATTTTTTTGCTCCTGGTGGGACAGAATATGACGACCTGGGACAATTTCAACCCAGAATCGTATTTCTTATGAAAAAAGGAGCTTGTCCATGAGAGCTTTAATTGACCTGCAAAAGAGATTGTTCCCAGACGTACTTGAAATTATGCAGCGACGCTACCAGCTGCTCCATTACATTCACCTTATGCAGCCGGTTGGCAGGCGGACGCTGTCTGACAATGTCGAGCTTGCAGAGCGGACGGTCCGAAGTGAGGTAGAGTTTCTTAACAAAATCGGAGCTGTTGCGATTACTTCAAGAGGCATGCACCTGACTTATGAAGGACAGAATATATTGGAGCAATTAGCTGATTTCATCAAGGACGTTACGGGGATAAAGGTTTTAGAAAAACAATTAAAGGATACATTAAAGTTAGACTATGT
This window of the Halobacillus sp. Marseille-Q1614 genome carries:
- a CDS encoding lipopolysaccharide assembly protein LapB; translation: MTTSLKPTIHNKPSNIIPFLPTGNFYFSYGIQAFKKRRFDAAEKWLKKAIELSPDEPLYPCQLSVVYTEVGSYHAANQVLTEVVKKYGDDYVDAYYLMANNYAHLGLLNDAKKYAEKYMNKPSEGDFEEAAAQLLQMLNSLEEDELDDDFTLDDEDELIIYQETAFYHLENEEWEEALPVLHEMMQLFPDYTLAKHKYAHALFKIGEEEEAIQMEKQWLKKDPENIQSHVNLATFFMLQGDKEQAENHIELLRNIYPIHEQQKLAIAVILARGGYYHEAVDRFRRLKNKLVVGRRGYYKWYSIASYQTGKPSRALKLWEKGCKRFPRLSKEGGPWNYQ
- the rapZ gene encoding RNase adapter RapZ; protein product: MAEKDQQTQLVIITGMSGAGKTVAIQSFEDLGYFCVDNLPPALLPKFLELMKDSANNISNVALVMDLRGREFFDALFEALDQVGKEDWLQAHILFLDAEDQSLVSRYKETRRSHPLAQEGLPLEGIRQERKLLDELRGRAQTIIHTTTLKPRELRDRIIGQFKEKEQHVFSVQMVSFGFKYGVPIDADLVFDVRFLPNPHYVEQMRPLTGLNAEVASYVFKWSDTQKFLEKLKDLLQFILPQYRREGKSQLVVAIGCTGGQHRSVAIAEHLAGYFSTDFTTHVTHRDIDKRKGL
- a CDS encoding HPr family phosphocarrier protein encodes the protein MKEQLLTIDLNTGLQARPAAQFVQLANRFNADVFIEKDNKRINAKSIMGLMSLAIGHGEEVTLIADGNDEQTAIDELTKFVKKP
- the hisF gene encoding imidazole glycerol phosphate synthase subunit HisF, whose protein sequence is MLSKRIIPCLDVKEGRVVKGIQFVDIRDAGDPVELAKVYDEQGADELVFLDISATHEGKKTMIEVVRAVASELAIPFTVGGGIRTLEDMKETLRNGADKVSLNSAAVKRPELIREGADYFGAQCIVVAIDARYDEEAGTWRVYTHGGRTPTEWLVTDWAQEAVRLGAGEILLTSMNQDGEKTGFDLPLLQAVQDVVTVPVIASGGAGSAEHFYEVFEQVNADAALAASIFHYKETSIQSVKNYLEKKGVVVR
- the yvcK gene encoding YvcK family protein, which translates into the protein MNRSTKPRVVVIGGGTGMPVLLRGLKYFPIELSAIVTVADDGGSSGRLRTELEIPAPGDIRNVLAALSDAEPMLLDLFQHRFTNGNGLSGHSMGNLLLAAMTSMTGDFYRGIKEISRVLNVRGNIYPTANHSMNLHAEMEDGSIVSGESNIPKQNKRIKRVFVSPTPVQPLPEAMNAIKEADLIVIAPGSLYTSIMPNIIVPEIREALQQTKAKVTYVCNVMTQYGETSGYTAADHVQALHDHVGKGSIHSIIVHNKPIAPQVKKIYAEENAEPVVYDIDRIKKMGLEIVEEDILDNRKSTIRHDTNKLAHLLYSML
- the hisA gene encoding 1-(5-phosphoribosyl)-5-[(5-phosphoribosylamino)methylideneamino]imidazole-4-carboxamide isomerase, which gives rise to MTFTIFPAIDMRNGQCVRLEQGDFNKQTVYGDNPFEVAKGFAEAGASWIHMVDLDGAKEGSKQNAEHVVKVARELDVKVQIGGGLRSEVDVEYYLSRGVDRVIIGSLAVRDLPLTKLLLEKYGGQIVIGLDARDGYVATEGWLEKSEVQAVDLGKELAEAGAQTFVYTDIAKDGMLQGPNTKEIVRLGEQTGVDVIASGGIKGLEDLQELKKYQEQSVIGSIVGKALYTNKFSLSEALKEEVR
- the trxB gene encoding thioredoxin-disulfide reductase, yielding MTEDRIYDVIIAGAGPAGMTAAVYTSRANLDTLMIERGIPGGQMANTEDVENYPGFESILGPDLSNKMFEHAKKFGAEYAYGDIKEIKDGKEYKTVIAGTKEYKARSVIITTGAQYKELGVPGEKELGGRGVSYCAVCDGAFFRDKELVVVGGGDSAVEEGVYLTRFASKVTIVHRRDELRAQKILQDRAFDNKKIDFIWNTEVKSINEENGKVGSVTLHNNKSGEEYEFKTDGTFIYIGMNPLSGPFKTLGITNDQGYIETDERMETKVPGIFAAGDIREKELRQIVTATGDGSIAAQSSQHYIENLLEELKVIN
- a CDS encoding glutaredoxin family protein: MNEAVLYLKQGCGLCNEVKGLLEILQEEFEIHVTEVDIEGNKLLEEKYLLEIPVLDLNGEEMDYRSIDLFTLRERLH
- a CDS encoding 8-oxo-dGTP diphosphatase; amino-acid sequence: MQRVANCILRVNNQILMLKKPRRGWYVVPGGKMEAGENIKDSVIREFREETGLHIQEPELKGSFTFIMKEEENQKTAQEWMMFTFQATKYEGELLEFSEEGELEWVDVDKVLEKPMAEGDRHIFKHILNSEDQLYGTFVYTTDFRLIDQDMDPSRPK
- the whiA gene encoding DNA-binding protein WhiA produces the protein MSFASEIKKELTNVDAEDCCKESELAALVRMNGTFSLSNQSYLLDVQTENAAIARRIYTLMKRLYPYPVELLVRKKMRLKKNNVYIVRMKDNAKKVLEDLEILKGPLSINPNIPEKYLKTTCCKRAYLRGAFLAGGSVNNPETSSYHLEIYSSDQEHNEALCKLMNSFGLHARTLDRKKGYITYLKEADKITELISNIGAHQALFKFEDVRIVRDMRNSVNRLVNCETANLNKTIGAAFRQVENIKFIKKTVGLDALPEKLREIAMLRYENQEVSLKELGELVTGAPISKSGINHRLRKIDEFADKVRRGEIEESSQK
- the hisIE gene encoding bifunctional phosphoribosyl-AMP cyclohydrolase/phosphoribosyl-ATP diphosphatase HisIE, which codes for MNIEEIKFDEKGLVPAIVQDARSKSVLTLAYMNKESLKMTLEKKETVFYSRSRQELWHKGETSGNTQKVESISYDCDQDALLIQAVPSGPACHKGDYSCFSESLLEGTNQKEAPYAILDQLKQVLAERKSTLPEGSYTSQLFQEGVDRIAKKIGEEAGEVIIAAKNDDKEELAMESADLLFHLLLLLTDRGVSLDDVLSVLEDRHQ
- the clpP gene encoding ATP-dependent Clp endopeptidase proteolytic subunit ClpP; translated protein: MNLVPTVIEQTNRGERAYDIYSRLLKDRIIMLGSPIDDNISNSVVAQLLFLAADDPDKDISLYINSPGGSITAGMAIYDTMQFIKPDVSTICTGMAASMGAFLLNAGTKGKRYALPNSEVMIHQPLGGTQGQAADIEIHARRIIKMREKLNQILSERTGQPIEVIERDTDRDNFMSAHEAVEYGLIDKVMEKTNE